TCACCCCGGACGGCCGGCTCGCCGACTGGAACCCGCAAGCCAACGGAGTGATCGGGGTCCGCGCACTGGCCGCCGGCCGTAACCCGGCCACGCTGGAAGCGGGCGGCGACTTCACCACGATCGGCCGTCGGCCACAGGCCCGGTTCGCCAGCTTCTCCCGCTAGCCCGGCTGGCTGCCGGCGCGGACGCCGCCGACCGTCATATTCGGTACGGCGGCGAGTCATCCACATCAGCTCGTTGTCCACAGGCCGGCCACGGAGAAATCCGCTTCCGCGTCACACTGTCTTCGGGGCGGCCCCCTGAGGGCGGGTGGGGGCTGGAAAGTAGGCCCGACCACCGTCCAACGACCCAGCCCGACCGACGTCTCAGGTGAGTTTGCGGCGGCGAGCGACCGCTTCGCTGATCGCCCAGTAACGGCCTGGCAGCACTCGCGCCAGCAAGTCCGCGGCCCGCGCCGCCTTGGTGATCACCAGGCGTGGGCGGCGGGACTGGATCGCGGCCACGATCTGCCGGGCCGCCTCCTCCGGCGGCAGCGTCAGCGCGGTCTCGTGGAACCGCCTGTTCTCCGCCGCCTGCACGCCGTCGGGGTCCGGGCCGCTGAGCCGGGCGTTCAGCGCGATGTTGGTACGCACCCCGCCGGGATGCACCACGGTCACCCCGACCCCGCGCGGCTCGATCTCGTGCCGCAGCGCCTCGGTGAAGCCACGCACCGCGTACTTGCTGGTCGAGTAAGCCACCTGGCCGGGCGGCGCGATCAGGCCGAACAGACTCGATACGTTCACCAGGTGCGAGCCGGGCCGGGCCAGCAGCTGCGGCAGGAACGCCTTGGTCATCCGGAGCACCGCGTGCAGGTTGATCTCCAGCAGCCACTCGACGTCGGCGATCGTGTTCTGCTCGAACGTCCCGGACAGCGTCACGCCGGCGTTGTTGATCAGAAGATCGACCCCGCCGAGGCGGGAGGCGATCTCCGCTGCCAGGTCACCGCGGTCGCCACCGTCGGCCAGATCTACGACGTACGTCACGACGTCCGTCCCGCCGAGCTCACGCGCCATCGCCGCGACCCGCGCCAACCCCTCGGCGTCCCGGTCGATCAGCACCAGCACCGCCCGCCGTTTCGCCAGGTCGAGCGCGAGCGCGGCGCCGATCCCACTGGCCGCGCCGGTGATCACACAGGTACGCCCTGCGAAGGTGAACCGTCGCACCCCAAACCCCTCCGGGTAAGCCTCCGTCCCCGGAGAGTATCCCGGCCACGGCTGACAACCGGCCCTTACCGGTCGCACAGGATCCGCAGAGGAACGGTGGCCAGGCTCTGCCCAGCGAAGCAACCGACCGAGGAGCACCGATGACCGCGTACGACCCCGGTGGGCTACGCCGGGTTTTCCTCGACCGGAGCGCTGGCCGCGGCACGGGCCCGCCGCCGCCGGACGTGCCGGACGTGCAACGCCACGTAGGTCGCGACCGCCAGCACCACCAGCGCGATCGCGGGCCACTTGTACCGGTGCGCGTGGTCGATGATCGTCACGAGGTTCGCGCCGAGCAGGTACGACACCGTGGTCCACCAGCCGACCCAGAGCGCCGCGCCGATCGCGTTGTAGAGCAGGAAGGTCTTCCACGGCATCTTGGTGATGCCCGCGATCACGCCGTTGAGCTGCCGCAACCCGTCGATGAACCGGGCCACCACGATGATCCGGTTACCGCGCCGGGCGAAGAACTGCTCGGCCTTCTCCAGCCGCTCCGGGGTGACGAAGATGTACTTGCCCCAGCGGTGCACGACCTTGCGGCCGCCGCGCAGGCCGATCCAGTAACCGATGTTGTCGCCGACCACCGCGGCCACGAAGCTGATCAGCGCGACCACATAGATGTTCATCCGGCCGGCGCCGGCGTAGATCGAGGCAGCCACCATGATCGTCTGGCCGGGGGCCGGGACACCGAAGCTCTCCACGCCGATCACTGCGGCAAGGGCCAGGTAACCCCAGCGGTCCAGGATCGGGGCGACGCTGTGGAGGAACCCGGGAAGCTCGGCTGAAGGTGGCATCGGACCTACGGTAGCCGGACATGGTGACGTGGGTCGCACGGAGGCCGGAGAAGCGAGCGGCCCCGGTCGAGGAGGACCGGGGCCGTCTGCGTGCGAAAGGTCAGATCGTCTCGCTCGCCAGCTGGTTACGCAGCTTGGCGAGAGCCTTGGTGAGCAGGCGGGAGACGTGCATCTGAGAGATGCCGATCTGGTCGGCGATCTGCGACTGGGTCAGGTTGCCGTAGAAGCGGAGCGTCAGGATCCGCTGCTCGCGCTCGTCCAGGGTGGCGAGCGCCGGGCCCAGGGCCACGCGGGTCTCGGCCAGCTCGTACTCGTAGTCCTCGCCGCCGAGGGTGTCGCCGAGCTCGGTGGTGCCGTCGGCGCTGATCGGGGTGGACAGCGAGGTGGCGTTGTAGGCACGGGCGCCCTCCAGGCCCTCCAGCACCTCCTCCTCGCTGATCCCCAGGTGGGTGGCGATGTCCGGCACCGTCGGGGAACGGCCGAGCGAGTGGGTGAGCGTGGCGTTCGCCTCGGTGATCGCCAGGCGCAGCTCCTGGAGGCGGCGCGGCACGCGCACCGACCAGGTGCGGTCCCGGAAGTGCCGCTTGATCTCGCCGATGATGGTCGGGATCGCGTAGCCGGCGAAGTCGACGCCGCGCTCGGGGTCGAACTTGTCGACCGCCTTGATCAGGCCGACCGTGGCGGTCTGCACCAGGTCGTCGGTGGGCTCACCGCGACCGGAGTAACGGTTGGCGAGATGGCGGGCCAGCGGCAGCCACGCCTCGATCGCCTTGTCCCGCAGCGCGGGGCGGGACGGGTGGCCGGCCGGCATCGCGGCCATCGCGTTGAGCAGTTCCGCAGCGCTGTCCACGGGGCTTTCGGCGCTGGCAGCCGTCGACGGTGCGACGGTCGTCGAAGTCGAAGTCTCCATGACGGTCATGCGAGGTCCTCCCTGGCACCTTTCCGGAGAGCCGGTCCACTGTGCGTGGACCCGGTCGGTCGGGCGTATTTCCCCGGGCGGCGCCGACTGATCAATCGGCGACACCCGAGCATGGGTGTCCGTTCAGTTGGGACCACCCTAGCCTGATGTCTGACGAAAGACTAGCCGAAAGTATGAGTGACACTCCTCAGGCTGGCGTGCTGTGCGTCGATGTTCGCGATCCGACCGGCCGTTGCGCTTTCCGGCCATCCCGGCCAGCCTTCCTTCCGTCCCAGCAAGATGGACGTGTGGCGCCGTCGCCCGCGGGTCGTCATCCGGTTTGCTCGGCGAGCCGGGGCCGGCCGGTCCTGGGCGT
Above is a genomic segment from Actinoplanes ianthinogenes containing:
- a CDS encoding SDR family NAD(P)-dependent oxidoreductase, with the protein product MRRFTFAGRTCVITGAASGIGAALALDLAKRRAVLVLIDRDAEGLARVAAMARELGGTDVVTYVVDLADGGDRGDLAAEIASRLGGVDLLINNAGVTLSGTFEQNTIADVEWLLEINLHAVLRMTKAFLPQLLARPGSHLVNVSSLFGLIAPPGQVAYSTSKYAVRGFTEALRHEIEPRGVGVTVVHPGGVRTNIALNARLSGPDPDGVQAAENRRFHETALTLPPEEAARQIVAAIQSRRPRLVITKAARAADLLARVLPGRYWAISEAVARRRKLT
- a CDS encoding DedA family protein, which encodes MPPSAELPGFLHSVAPILDRWGYLALAAVIGVESFGVPAPGQTIMVAASIYAGAGRMNIYVVALISFVAAVVGDNIGYWIGLRGGRKVVHRWGKYIFVTPERLEKAEQFFARRGNRIIVVARFIDGLRQLNGVIAGITKMPWKTFLLYNAIGAALWVGWWTTVSYLLGANLVTIIDHAHRYKWPAIALVVLAVATYVALHVRHVRRRRARAAASAPVEENPA
- a CDS encoding RNA polymerase sigma factor SigF produces the protein MTVMETSTSTTVAPSTAASAESPVDSAAELLNAMAAMPAGHPSRPALRDKAIEAWLPLARHLANRYSGRGEPTDDLVQTATVGLIKAVDKFDPERGVDFAGYAIPTIIGEIKRHFRDRTWSVRVPRRLQELRLAITEANATLTHSLGRSPTVPDIATHLGISEEEVLEGLEGARAYNATSLSTPISADGTTELGDTLGGEDYEYELAETRVALGPALATLDEREQRILTLRFYGNLTQSQIADQIGISQMHVSRLLTKALAKLRNQLASETI